The following coding sequences lie in one Arachis hypogaea cultivar Tifrunner chromosome 4, arahy.Tifrunner.gnm2.J5K5, whole genome shotgun sequence genomic window:
- the LOC112794345 gene encoding GDSL esterase/lipase WDL1, translating into MFESEKMTGPERPQFVLFGSSIVQYSYYEGWGAILSHLYARQADIVLRGYAGWNSRRALQVLDQVFPKNATKQPSLVIVYFGGNDSVIPNKYGLGPHVPLQEYIENMRKIALHIQCLSKMTRIIFLSTPPINEEQIVNNRDPQGNLIRTNEACRVYSEALLSLSRKMNIKAIDLWSAIQTRKDWQEISFIDGIHLTSEASMTVVKEILKVLKKAEWEPSLYWKSMPIEFGEDSPYDPVAPDGKSTINISGFAFPNPAMWELD; encoded by the exons ATGTTTGAGAGTGAGAAGATGACAGGACCAGAAAGGCCTCAATTTGTCCTGTTTGGTTCTTCCATTGTTCAATACAGTTATTATGAAGGCTGGGGTGCTATTCTTTCTCACTTATATGCTCGTCAG GCAGACATAGTTTTGAGAGGATACGCTGGTTGGAACTCAAGGCGTGCtcttcaggttctggatcaagttTTTCCCAAG AATGCCACTAAGCAACCATCATTGGTTATTGTGTATTTTGGTGGCAATGACTCTGTTATTCCAAATAAATATGGCCTTGGTCCTCATGTGCCTCTTCAAGAATACATAGAAAATATGAGGAAGATTGCTCTCCATATACAG TGCCTTTCAAAGATGACCCGCATCATATTTCTTAGTACCCCTCCCATCAATGAGGAACAAATCGTTAACAATAG AGATCCACAGGGAAATCTGATAAGAACAAATGAAGCTTGTCGAGTATATTCCGAAGCATTGTTGTCACTGTCCCGCAAAATGAACATCAAGGCCATTGATCTCTGGTCTGCAATCCAAACAAGAAAAGATTGGCAAGAGATTTCTTTCAT TGATGGAATTCATTTAACATCTGAGGCAAGCATGACAGTGGTAAAGGAGATATTGAAAGTGCTAAAAAAAGCAGAGTGGGAGCCAAGTTTATACTGGAAGTCAATGCCAATTGAGTTTGGAGAAGATTCACCATATGATCCAGTTGCACCTGATGGAAAGTCAACTATAAATATATCTGGATTTGCCTTTCCTAATCCTGCTATGTGGGAGTTGGATTAA
- the LOC112795063 gene encoding probable L-type lectin-domain containing receptor kinase VII.2 codes for MAIAGKRRPNRPLISELVNLSDVFLDEMFVGFCGATGQLVESHKILAWSFSNSNFSIGDGLVTTNLPSFGFVSGISFGIFIFVIGSAAMVFVVLLKRKRSKRMEEEGDIEDWELEYWPHRISYEDIYAATKAFSEQNIIEFGGMLKDVAMGVLYLHESWKVKVLHRDIKASNVLLEKDMNARLGDFGLARMHHHEQIPNTSRVIGTVGYMAPELLRTGRASSSGHGFHLAFS; via the coding sequence ATGGCTATTGCAGGGAAAAGAAGGCCTAATAGGCCTTTGATTAGTGAACTTGTGAATCTTTCTGATGTCTTTTTGGATGAAATGTTTGTGGGATTTTGTGGGGCAACAGGGCAACTTGTTGAGAGTCACAAGATTTTGGCATGGAGCTTTAGCAACTCAAATTTTTCGATCGGCGATGGTTTGGTGACTACGAATTTGCCTTCATTTGGTTTTGTTTCAGGGATCAGTTTTGGAATTTTTATCTTTGTTATTGGTAGTGCAGCAATGGTGTTTGTTGTTTtgctcaaaagaaaaagaagcaaaagaatggAGGAAGAGGGAGATATTGAAGACTGGGAATTAGAGTATTGGCCACACCGTATTAGTTATGAAGACATTTATGCTGCAACTAAAGCATTTTCAGAACAGAATATAATTGAGTTTGGAGGTATGCTGAAGGATGTGGCTATGGGGGTATTGTATTTGCATGAGAGTTGGAAAGTTAAGGTGTTGCATAGGGACATAAAAGCAAGCAATGTATTACTTGAGAAGGATATGAATGCAAGGTTGGGGGATTTTGGACTCGCCCGGATGCATCATCATGAGCAGATACCTAACACCTCTCGAGTGATCGGAACGGTTGGCTACATGGCACCGGAACTGCTAAGAACCGGGAGAGCCTCGAGCAGCGGCCATGGCTTCCACCTTGCATTTTCATGA
- the LOC112797027 gene encoding thioredoxin-like 4, chloroplastic isoform X1, giving the protein MPQVVNPRQDILHTYSSACFREHLKEPADSRISHVVFSLFSRHHRGKLCLGDTKVKPLKLMRRTLCPCSRTGVVADEHQEDFPDEDEDLCPVDCVREFTTDEEFCRILDKAKGTGSLVVVDFYRTSCGSCKYIEQGFAKLCKKAGDDEAPVIFLKHNVMDEYDEQSEVAERLRIRAVPLFQFYKDGVLLEAFPTRDKEKIVAAILKYSSLERQDILC; this is encoded by the exons ATGCCACAGGTTGTAAATCCCAGGCAGGATATTTTGCATACCTATTCCTCTGCCTGTTTCAGAGAGCACTTGAAGGAGCCAGCTGATTCTAGGATTTCCCATGTGGTTTTCAGCTTGTTTTCAAGGCACCATCGTGGCAAACTTTGTCTTGGTGACACAAAAGTTAAGCCTTTGAAATTGATGAGGCGCACATTATGCCCTTGTAGTAGAACAGGAGTTGTTGCAGATGAACATCAAGAAGACTTTCCTGATGAAGATGAGGACCTGTGTCCCGTTGATTGTGTAAGGGAATTCACGACGGATGAAGAGTTCTGCAGGATTCTGGACAAGGCTAAAGGAACAGGATCTTTGGTGGTGGTAGATTTCTACCGCACCTCTTGTGGAAGCTGCAAATATATAGAGCAGGGTTTTGCCAAGTTGTGCAAGAAGGCTGGTGATGATGAAGCCCCGGTTATTTTTCTAAAGCATAAT GTAATGGACGAGTATGATGAGCAATCCGAGGTTGCAGAGCGACTAAGAATTAGG GCTGTGCCTCTTTTCCAATTCTACAAAGATGGAGTCCTGTTGGAAGCATTCCCAACCAGAGATAAAGAAAAGATTGTCGCAGCCATCCTCAAGTATTCATCTCTTGAGCGTCAAGATATTTTGTGTTAA
- the LOC112797027 gene encoding thioredoxin-like 4, chloroplastic isoform X2, which yields MRRTLCPCSRTGVVADEHQEDFPDEDEDLCPVDCVREFTTDEEFCRILDKAKGTGSLVVVDFYRTSCGSCKYIEQGFAKLCKKAGDDEAPVIFLKHNVMDEYDEQSEVAERLRIRAVPLFQFYKDGVLLEAFPTRDKEKIVAAILKYSSLERQDILC from the exons ATGAGGCGCACATTATGCCCTTGTAGTAGAACAGGAGTTGTTGCAGATGAACATCAAGAAGACTTTCCTGATGAAGATGAGGACCTGTGTCCCGTTGATTGTGTAAGGGAATTCACGACGGATGAAGAGTTCTGCAGGATTCTGGACAAGGCTAAAGGAACAGGATCTTTGGTGGTGGTAGATTTCTACCGCACCTCTTGTGGAAGCTGCAAATATATAGAGCAGGGTTTTGCCAAGTTGTGCAAGAAGGCTGGTGATGATGAAGCCCCGGTTATTTTTCTAAAGCATAAT GTAATGGACGAGTATGATGAGCAATCCGAGGTTGCAGAGCGACTAAGAATTAGG GCTGTGCCTCTTTTCCAATTCTACAAAGATGGAGTCCTGTTGGAAGCATTCCCAACCAGAGATAAAGAAAAGATTGTCGCAGCCATCCTCAAGTATTCATCTCTTGAGCGTCAAGATATTTTGTGTTAA
- the LOC112797028 gene encoding GDSL esterase/lipase WDL1 isoform X1, whose product MVGPKRPQFVLFGSSIVQHSFYDQGWAAILSHLYARKADIVLRGYTGWNSRRALQVLQDIFPKDATEQPSLIIVYFGGNDSVLAHPSGLGQHVPLQEYIQNMTKIAIYLKSLSKKTRIIFLGSPPVNEPQLLGNSDLLGRPFRTNESCRIYSEACLSLCRDLNIKAIDIWSAIQRRKDWREVCFIDGIHLTAEGSKIVAKEILKVLKEAEWEPSLNWKSMPIEFAEDSTYDPIAPDGKTTINISGSPFHGDSEWD is encoded by the exons ATGGTTGGACCAAAGAGGCCTCAGTTCGTGCTGTTTGGTTCTTCTATCGTTCAGCACAGCTTCTACGACCAAGGCTGGGCTGCCATCCTTTCTCACTTGTATGCTCGCAAG GCGGATATAGTTTTGAGAGGATACACTGGTTGGAATTCAAGGCGTGCTCTCCAGGTTCTCCAAGACATTTTCCCCAAG GATGCCACTGAACAACCATCATTGATAATTGTGTACTTCGGTGGCAACGATTCCGTTCTTGCTCATCCGAGTGGACTCGGACAACATGTACCTCTCCAAGAATACATTCAAAATATGACCAAAATTGCTATCTATCTAAAG AGCCTTTCGAAGAAGACGCGCATCATATTTCTCGGTTCTCCTCCTGTCAATGAGCCACAACTTCTTGGAAACAG TGATCTACTAGGCCGGCCATTTAGGACGAACGAATCGTGTCGAATATACTCCGAGGCATGTTTGTCACTCTGCCGGGACCTGAATATCAAGGCCATTGACATCTGGTCTGCTATTCAGAGAAGGAAAGACTGGCGAGAGGTTTGCTTCAT CGATGGGATTCATCTGACAGCTGAGGGAAGCAAGATAGTGGCAAAGGAGATATTGAAGGTCCTCAAAGAAGCAGAGTGGGAACCAAGTCTGAATTGGAAGTCAATGCCAATCGAATTCGCAGAAGATTCGACCTATGATCCAATCGCGCCAGATGGAAAGACAACTATAAATATCTCTGGTTCTCCTTTCCATGGAGATTCGGAATGGGACTAG
- the LOC112797028 gene encoding GDSL esterase/lipase WDL1 isoform X2 — MVGPKRPQFVLFGSSIVQHSFYDQGWAAILSHLYARKADIVLRGYTGWNSRRALQVLQDIFPKDATEQPSLIIVYFGGNDSVLAHPSGLGQHVPLQEYIQNMTKIAIYLKKTRIIFLGSPPVNEPQLLGNSDLLGRPFRTNESCRIYSEACLSLCRDLNIKAIDIWSAIQRRKDWREVCFIDGIHLTAEGSKIVAKEILKVLKEAEWEPSLNWKSMPIEFAEDSTYDPIAPDGKTTINISGSPFHGDSEWD, encoded by the exons ATGGTTGGACCAAAGAGGCCTCAGTTCGTGCTGTTTGGTTCTTCTATCGTTCAGCACAGCTTCTACGACCAAGGCTGGGCTGCCATCCTTTCTCACTTGTATGCTCGCAAG GCGGATATAGTTTTGAGAGGATACACTGGTTGGAATTCAAGGCGTGCTCTCCAGGTTCTCCAAGACATTTTCCCCAAG GATGCCACTGAACAACCATCATTGATAATTGTGTACTTCGGTGGCAACGATTCCGTTCTTGCTCATCCGAGTGGACTCGGACAACATGTACCTCTCCAAGAATACATTCAAAATATGACCAAAATTGCTATCTATCTAAAG AAGACGCGCATCATATTTCTCGGTTCTCCTCCTGTCAATGAGCCACAACTTCTTGGAAACAG TGATCTACTAGGCCGGCCATTTAGGACGAACGAATCGTGTCGAATATACTCCGAGGCATGTTTGTCACTCTGCCGGGACCTGAATATCAAGGCCATTGACATCTGGTCTGCTATTCAGAGAAGGAAAGACTGGCGAGAGGTTTGCTTCAT CGATGGGATTCATCTGACAGCTGAGGGAAGCAAGATAGTGGCAAAGGAGATATTGAAGGTCCTCAAAGAAGCAGAGTGGGAACCAAGTCTGAATTGGAAGTCAATGCCAATCGAATTCGCAGAAGATTCGACCTATGATCCAATCGCGCCAGATGGAAAGACAACTATAAATATCTCTGGTTCTCCTTTCCATGGAGATTCGGAATGGGACTAG